The sequence CGAAAAAGTTTTCCTTCTCGCCAAGACCTACTGCCATGTTTCTCCAAACGTTTGAGCCAGCTTTCCTATATCGCCAGGCCCCATAAAAAGAACTATATCTCCAGATTTTACAAAATCGGTAATGGTAGCAAAAAGAGCTTCTGGACTCGCTAATGGTAGAAGCGCGCTACCTATTTTTTGAGAAATACTGTCGCGTAATGATTGGTTTAGAGCTTCGGGGTTGGCACAGGACTCTCCAGCAGGAAAAATATCCAAAAGAATAAGGTTGCTTACCCCCTCCAAGGCCTCTGCATATCCTGACAAACAATCAGTGACTCGGGTGTAGCGGTGGGGCTGGAGAATTAAAAGTAGGCGACGGTTAGGATAGCGAGCGGTAACAGCT is a genomic window of Candidatus Paceibacterota bacterium containing:
- a CDS encoding cyanophycin synthetase; the encoded protein is LDISSEAACKILAQFPGMERRMQVLAEQRGVTILSDHADHPTEIKATLQAVTARYPNRRLLLILQPHRYTRVTDCLSGYAEALEGVSNLILLDIFPAGESCANPEALNQSLRDSISQKIGSALLPLASPEALFATITDFVKSGDIVLFMGPGDIGKLAQTFGETWQ